The DNA sequence TTTCTGGATCCTTCTACTGGGAGCTCATCATTTGGTTAaccatattttttctttctacatatacatttaacaataattccACAAGCActcgttggatatgagatgacaGATATCCAACGAGGCGGTAGTGCCGAGTTGGCTTTAATCATTTCATATTTAACAAGCACGagtgaaataattgttttgttaaaaacgcccccaagatactagacaaatcttctcaaATTTGTTCCCGGTTGTCAAAAGCCAGTCTGAAAAGGTTAGTGAAAAGTAACTAATTAACTTATTAATTGgcaaattgtctcaacttgttTTCCTTCGACTAAcacggatgcttaaattgtcaaaataaagttttcaggtttttaccttgaaatattttcatgccatacttTGTGACTTTCTTTGTGCTCCCTGGTGTAGCATTTTCTAATAGCTCAATGAcatccttttcattcaactctgGTGTGAAGCGATTTTTGCTGGCcaccattgtttcttgagggaaaatatttttgtcaagCTGACACATATGCATaccatattaattttgtagattatggtatattggctcatctACCATAATGGCTATAGCCAATAAAAAcccttgaattgcattatccaatgatccagctttttacaaatatatttattttttagtaAGCATCCGTGTTAgccaaagcaaaacaatgcaagttgaggcaatttacacatttaaaaattatctgtgcATTGCCCATcgggtttcttctcacaaaataaagtcaagAAGATTTGTATAATATCTTGGGCgcatttttaataaaacaattattccactcgctcTCTTTGGATATGAGATCGGTGCTACGCGCCTgacgttggctatctatcatctcatatccgaCGCGCGCTCGTGGATTATTGTTAACTATATTTTTGGAGATCAAAGCATTATGTAGCTCTTAATGTAATGGCTGGCACTGAGTTGGAGAGCAATAGCCTTCTACTAATGTTGCCCAGGTATGATTTGCAGGCTCTGCATCATATAATGTGGGCTGAGTTGGAaggttttctcttcttctttgcAAGGTTTTTGTCCAGGtacttcattttttcattctccTCAACCAGGACCAAcagttgatttgatttgacttaATTTGAAACTTCTGCAGGGAAATTACATTGATGCCTAACTACTGGAAAAGATTACATCATGTATAGCCCACCCAATTTGGCGACATTTTATGTTTATGCTAAATTTTCTACATCTCAGTCGAAGAGAATTTGAGCAAGTAATTGGAAGGTCACAGGTTTGTATCCTGCTGGAAACACTTggattttttccaagtttttgTGAGTTGTCCTTTGATGAAGTGCTCTCCCATACAAAATCAAGCATTAATAACATTATCACACATTTTGCCTCAAGATCCATAACCTCCCTGATCACtagagaaatttgaaattttatcaAAGAAAGGTACCCATACCTTCCTTGGAGTCTGGTATGACAgagtggaaaaagaaaataatctcAGCTTTTGAAAAAGGGAATGTGGTGCAAAGGTATAattcccaagagaaaataatcatATTAGAAATCAGAATTTGAACTTTGCTTCCTTTTGCCTTCACATCAAATTATTGCAGTAAGTTGAATGGATATCTTTCTTGCTCCTGAGGAAAATAAGTGAAGGTTCCCCACCCATTGGTTCATGCTTTTTCGTGTAGACATCACAAGATATGTCCTGTTAACCATAACTAGAACCCTCACCAAGCAATTTAAAAGCCTGGGACACCACACTCCTTATGACATTTCTACAGCCCTGAATCTCATTCTACTTAGTGGACATGCATTTTACTCCCGGCTAGCCTTCTATTTTCTTATACTCTCCATCTTGTGCAGCAGAAGTCTCATTTTGGGGAATTAAGTCACTGACAGGTGGTGATGGGGTGGTGTTGAGTGACAAGCAGAGAGAAAAGACTGCTCAAATGATTgagagaaaataaatgaacGTCTCAACAAACGAGATTATTGTGCAAAGTAAATAGTAGACCAAGAAAGACGCTCTCTCCTACCGAAATCGTTGATCTTGGTTTCCCTTTCTCCAATGTGAAAGCAGAACTGCTCAGAGGGCTGCAATTGTGTATTAATGTTCTCTTCAACAACGAGTTTATTTCTGGAATCACCTGCATTTCATCAGTATCGAGTTCCTCGATCACATCCTTGACGTCCACCAGTCCCAAACGAGCAGCTCCGATAACTTTAGCTGCCACATCCATCCTTTCTTCCTTCCTGTACTTGATCCACTGCATCACTGATTTGAAGACAAAGTTCTCCGATGGAACACTGAGGTCATCTCGACAGAGAAGAGCTGATAATACATCGGCATTCATGTCAGACAGAAACTCTTCCTTTTCACAAGATTCCTTGTACATTGATGCCATTTCCCTTTCCACAGCCTCTTTTAAGTCCTTTAAACTGTGCCGATCAGCCAACATGATGACGCGGCAGTATGTCTGCACATCAAACCTCTGCTGGGCAAGGTATTTACAGCATTGTTCCACAACAGTTGCAATTTGAAGATGATCTGCAGCAGTCAAtacttcaaaaacattttcaacatTCACATTTATCTCTCCACTGTACATGGAATCCATCACTATCTTCATAGCAGCAACAGAAATGTTTTCGTCTTTGAGCTCGATCACTTCCTGGTTAGATTCTTTCATTCCATGTGCAAACATGGCGTGGAAATAATCGCTATTTGCAGCAAGTACAATGCGATGAGCCGCAAACTCGTCCTCTCCAACTTTTAAACGAACATCGATGAATTCACCATGCTCACAGAACTGAGCACACTTGGAAAAGAGAATCTCAGAATGGGCGACCATGTTGATCCTGAAACAGCACCAAACACTCTAAGCAACATACATAATGGAAGCTCTCAAACCACTATGTGACCGCTTACACCAATTAGTTACCGGGAACAATAGGTAATTCCTCAAATTCCtgctatcaaactttttttgaaacttggcgTGATTAACATTCATGATATGaacattaataaaataaatacagtaaaaaaatggggtcacAGTGCTTGTTTACACGTCAACGGGCTCTTGAAATGGGGTAATTTCACTGGTTGCGCGTTAAAAAACCTTCATACAGAGTTATGTCGTGGTTAACCGAAAGACACATCTTGAAAGTAAAGCGTCATTTATTGACATAAGCAGCATTGCTTTATTTAAGCTGTTTTTGATTGCTTGGCTGCGggaatattgcactttttcggACAGTTTGTGGTTAGCAAATCCTggccttggccaaaatacatCCAGGAGAGgacttttttccaaaaaaaatcatgttctactatcaaactttttttcgtcttcaaatatgttttttattagACTGTTTTTAGCAAATATCTATAAAAAATTCGGGGGTCACCGTGCTCGTTTAAGAGAAAAGGAGAATTTATTTCCCTATCGAGCTTAGTTTGAGGGGAATCTCTTACATTTTGTACGTGCACGCGCCCATGTGCGCGCGCTAATGACGCGAAAATCGTGCGCAGTAGAGATGCACAATGTAATACTAAGGAATTACCTTAAACAGTCGAACCCTCTTCGCAACGACCACCTTGGACACCACAGAAAGTGGCCTTTGTGCGGAGGTGGGGGTGTCATATGATACCTGATTTTCTTTGTCAGGCTACAACATGTTTGTACTTTCTGGTGCTATGTCCATGCTCAttgtatgaaagaaatatagcaataaAATGTAACTTCATGTTTAAAGGCAAAatgtgaagaaaacaaaacgatCGAGGTACACAATGGTAAATGAATGTCTGAGGAGCAGCTGGATTTTGTCTTGACACGTTTTATTTCCGAAGTCATAAGAGAAGACGGCCAAGAGTATCCAGGGAAGACTTTATCTGAAATGATAGGAAGCATTCAAACGTTTTTACGTGTGCAATGTAAGCGAAATGTAACTTTGATTGACAAAATAGGTTGTACATTTAGAAGTTCATTACTGGAGAACAAGAAACCTTTTTgtgggaaaatgttttttttttaggtagAAGAGAAACGTTAGGAAATGAAGTAAAGAAAATCATGACTAaagggcccgattacatggtgagtttcaccccgggctgaaatttcagaccggcttctgaaacaaatcctcagaaaaccaagttgtcgattacatggagagggattcagcccggggcgcaatccagcccgggctgaaaatcctagcccggtattctcaaaccgggctaggattttcagcccagccaaacgggctgaaaaatccatgtaatcgctatcattttttcagcccgggctgaaaaaggagcgtgagcatgcgtatctattgtgttttcgcacctcagtaaactttctcacggaaattagcgttttgcgcccgggctgaaattgaccatgtaatcgcaacaatatttcagcccggtgggcggagcgaaatttcagcccgggctgtaattcaccatgtaatcaggccctaagaCAGCATTTTAGGGGTATTTCACAAACCACTCTCTCAGGCAAAGTTGCGCCTCACGTTGTACCAAAGCGTTGTACCAGAACAAGTTATTGTAGAAACCACTAGTCACCGGCCATTTGATGGCTTAAGAGATATACATCCACATCGTCAACACTTAAACGAAAAGCAAGTGAAATCTTGCAGGGAACGTATCCtaagaaagttgaaaagaatgtcGAGGGAAAAGAGGAAGAGTCTTTTGAGAATCATGTTAAACAcaatgaaggaaaagaaatgggATTAAACGCAAAAGTTTTTGTGGAAAAGAACAATGAAGAGGACTATCATCGATATCACTCAGTTGAATTAGAACCATGATGCCACTAAAATTGACATTTCAAATACGTAAGAAAGTTTGCTGTTGTAAGATATGCAATTGtaataaacaatgaaacaataaaatggaGAACGTTCGCGGCTGCAATATGAAAAATATTCCTTCATGTAGGGTGcactattattaatattgcaaTGCAGTTATCTTAGTGCAATACACAGTTTTTTTAGCTCGTTTAAACTTATCCCTGATAATTTCCTTGCCAACAAAAAGGACGGCCCCAATTTTCCTTAGAAACTTGGACCTTACTAGAGACCTAGTTACCTTCTTAGACTGAAGTCGCTAATATAATTTAGAGGGAGCACAATAGGATTTCATGAGGGTCAGAAGTTGTAACAATATAGTTTCTCAACACCAACAGAAACCATAGAATAATTCTCTTTTCTCTGCAAAGTTGTTGCAGCATTGGCATAgaacatttttacaaaaataagATTTAACTACATGATTTAAAAATGTATCATCTCAAATGGCCAGCATTGCCAgacaaaacaacttgaaaatgaatggCTTCCATAAATTGATGACAACTTTGTCATAAACAATGATGAACAAGGAAGCTTTTCAGtggaaaaacaatttgaaagaTAATTACTGGCAGTAATtttcgtccgccatttttaattttcaactgtCCAATGCTCTCCCACGTGTGCGTGGCCGTTTTTCCGCCCTGTTGAGGCGAGTATGGACTTGAAAGTGGGGAGAAAAAAAGGATCTCTGGTCAAACGAACCAGGAACCTCATCTGCAAGCGATGTATGAGGCAAGAGCTGTCGCCAAACCGGCTTTTGAAGATCACGTGACTTGTGCTTGACAGTTGATGTTGCTTTGATGCAACAGCGACGTAACTAGCAGGAGTTTCAGGGTTAACTCTAATCAAgtcaaaacttacatttgtGCGTGcgcattttcaaattcaacgaaaacaCACTTTTGTGATAGAAAGCGCATGTCAAGTTTACGTGCAAAATCGTTACAAGGAAGATCAGTTGCAACTGAGGATTGAGGACTCGTTtaagaaatcaaaataaactggATGATTGTCTCTGTAGCGGCATGGTGACCGTTCATATTCGATTACCTATACacaaaaatgtcaaacaaCTTTCAAACACTCTTTTTACTGGAGATTTTCTACAGGCTTTTAGTTCCCGATCGACTTATTGCACCCCACAGGGGAAAAAGTCGACCGCAGTAAATCAATGCAAGACCGAAACGCAACAATAGACGGCATGCCCTCAAAGCTCAAGTCTACTAGCAATTTCATTGAGTAAATACTTAAAGTTCAGTTCTGGGATACTTTCAATCGCGTTTTACTCGGTTTTGTGGTTCTTTCTTCTGAAGTCAGCCTTCGATATCGTGTTCTGATTTCAATCTTCTTTCGACATTTCTTTCCAGGCAATGTCGGTAACATGGTACGTGTCTCACATCTCTACAACCTTTTTGCCCCCGTTCAAAACACTTATCTTtatatttcaagaaatttacCGTTGTCTGTAGTACACTTGAGATAGCTTTTACCTCTACAAATATATGATTGATTTCTGAGATGAAGTTCATTCAAGATGTGTTTCCATAAAGCGATATGTTCCCCATTcatgtttttctattttatatCTTACAACTGTTTTTCCGTAGTTGAATATCGTTCTACgttgtttcatttctccacTACGACGTCTTTCCAATTTAAGTATAAAATTCTTTCGTTTCCAGTCCCTGCGCTCCTGGTCATTCTTCTTTGTGAACTTTGTCCAAATCTTCCATCGAACTTTCTTTCCAAGCCACTTTGGAAGCATCCACAACTCATCAAACCTTCCGTTGCTTTCCTTGACATTTCGTCGAATGtcacaaaacatctttttgtGCTTCACAGCTCTGTCACAGACATTCACGTCAAATCCACCGTATTTTGAATCCAATATACGTTTTCTCAAGGCGCAAGACTTTCCGTTGTGTGTTCTTTCCTGATCAAAACTCTTTTTGTCCGTAGATTCATTACGGTTTGACATGTCTGGTGAAATGTGCAATTGACCATCTTGAATTCTTTGATGTGAATGGCCAATCATCGCCGTATTTTCACTCAGTGAGGTCGCATAACTCTTGTCAATCGCCATCGATGATGCGGAGACAAATAAAGGTTCAATGTTCAAAAGAGAGCTGCAATTCGTTTGTCTCTCGTCACTCGCTAGGTCCTCTCTAAGAATCGAAAGAAATGTCTTTCGCGTCAGTTAAATAGCGTCTGTAAGATTATTTGTTTTCGTCATCAGGAACCAACTCAACTCGAGAAAGCAAAGTAAAAAGgctcaaaggaaaacaaagttttTAACACGAAAGTTATGTGGAAGAAATTATACGCGGACTTACAGGTTCAATGAGATCGAGCAGACAGGCGAAGGCGAAACTTCATGATCATCAACGGAAtctggaaaaaagaaatgaaacgtTCAAGGCATTGGAGGGAAACGGTATTAAAAACGTCCATAGCTTTGTCAATCAAACAGGAACAAACATAGTGACACTGAATTCGTTATGGCACACTCGGCACACACATTGTATTacttttgagcatgcgcttACGAAGGGGATCACTGTTCATGGTCTTTTGGTGACTGCATTGTCTTAAAAAGACtttgaaagctttgttttttcaatatgGACCTCCGGTAATTCTCAAGATCATTTTCTCTTGATAATTTACGCGTGCATAAGCACGTGCAAAAGGTAAAAAAGGCTGCTCCCTAGGGTATCAGCACGTGGTCTGCTTTAGCGAAACAAAAAGTAGCATGTTAAAGTCAAGTGATACCTTTCACTGTCATCCATGGATGCCTCAAGATCTGTCTTAGCGATGGACGTTTCAGTGGATTGACATTCAGCATCCACAAAATCAGATCCTTTGCCTCTGATGAAACCAAGAtaaaaaataccttttcaCTTGCTTTTTCTCTAGTTTCCTAGCTGTTTGAAAATTACTCAGAGTGAATGGTagctttcaaattcaaatagATTTCAGCAAAGTTACGTTTTCATTAAGATTataattcattttgttaagTAAACAAAGAGGGGTCTTTAAAATCGGATGGGCTTGTTTAAGGGCCATGATTCACCAAAATGCAGTGATTTTTTGAGAATGCCGCATGATCTCATTTACTTCGCCATCGTTACCTTGTGCGAGATAGACAGGAAGTCTGGGCGCCCATGATAACGCTTCTTCAGGGTTAGAAAACGCCATGGAAGAGGAGATTAAGTCTACAAGAATCATTCCTAGTGTCCAGACCGTGCTCTGGCAGCTATCATACCAACCAGACCTGAGGAACTCCGGTGGTATGTACGCTCTTGTACCTAAAACACAGATGACACCTTTAGCAAGGAATATTTGACATTATAATTGTGTGAATGTGGATCATAATATCCTAGAGCTAAGCACTTTCTAGGCAGCCAAAAGAAATAACGAGAAGAATGCTCGGACAGCGGGCATTTCGGCTCCCGGGGCAATAGAAGGCAATCTAGGAATCGAACAAAAGGAAGGCGAAAAAATAAGCCACAACTCGCAACATCGAGCATTACCTTACAAAATAAGTTTATAGTGACTCAAGTTTAAGACGCCTACTTTGACGGTCGTTCTCTTGCTTAACGAGCTCTCACCTCTGAACTTGTTGTAGGGTTCATATTGTATTCTCGAAGCTAAGCCAAAGTCAATGATTTTGATTTCGTCACTTTCCTTATCAAGTAAGATGTTCTCAGGCTTGAGGTCGCGATGAACGACTCCATTCTCCTCACAGCAGATGGTGGCTTCTATGATCTGTTTAAAATATCGCCGAGCTTCCTTTTCTGTTAGGCGTCTCTTTTGTAGAACTCGTTGCAAATCCTGGCAACTTGCAGGTCTTTCCATGATGTAGATGCAGAAATCGTTCACTGAGAGGTATTGATACAACTTAATCACGTTAGGgtgttgaattttcttcatgAAGTATGCTTCAGATGGCATTTGCCCGCCTTCAGTCTGAAAGAACAGCAgtagtttaaaaaaagaaaaactactGAAACCGAGGAAATGACGCACATGCAGCCAACACTGAAAGTACAGAAGGTGGAATGCATGTGTAAAGTACTCAAAATAAGCCATTTGCGAGGGGAGAGACCGCGATTGCCTCATCGATGTCTCACGATTCATAGACTAAACAGTCAAATCTCAACCATCCTTCTTCTTGAATATACTCGTTAATTAAACAAGACATAACACTGTGTCCTCAGAGGTTAAACATGGCTTGAGATTGTTCTTCCTGGGCACAACACTTTCTTTGCTGTGCTGAACGGTACTCAATATAAAAACCACATCAGTCCATTCCATTAAACTAAGTCAAGCGAAAAAACGAACTCAGTCTGTAATTCTTGTATTTAGTTACCTCAACAAACTCCTTCACAAATTTCCTTCGAACAAATTTAATTGCCACCTGTACAAAAGTAAACAGTAAATGAATGGTTTGTTTTCGCATGCGACTCTCAGTTATTTCACTATTTGATTGCATGCCTCTTTCCAACAATCACGTTAGCATTGgatgcaaataaaaatgccGCATAATAGTCAGGAAAAAtagattttgcttttttgcaTTTATGCGTCACTCCGCTTCAACTGTTTTACATCTTGTGTTTCCTTCCACTTTTTCCAGCTGGTTGAAATATAGATCTTAAATGACCCACTCCCGTTGCTAGAAATTTAGGaaatattatcaaaattaaggaatgtGAACACTTTAAAACACCCGAGCAGAAGGGGTCTCAGTGACGTAGAATCTTGCTTGTGGAAGCTCAACGTCTGCTATACAAAGACTCGGGGTCCTTTGTTGCTCACAATAAATGCTACTCCAGTAGCTATAGGTTCCAACAGGTAACGCGCGTGATATAAAAGCCATTAGTCCATCTTGTTGAATCCCACAAGGGTGTTATTTCTacctttttttattaatttatgcGTTTGTCACTGCTAGGGCACTGGTTTGAAGATAAAAAGGAACTAGACTGACATTAAAATATGTCCGGATTGTCCACCTTGTTGCTTTGTGAACTATGATCGGGTTTCTTTACCTATTTGCTTCAACTGTATAAGTAGCTCTTCAGCTAATATGAACGTACCGGTAAGTTATCAGACTTTTGTGTGCCAGCAAGGACATGACCAAATCCTCCCCGACCAATCAACTTGATCAGTCGATAAGCAACGAGTTTCTCTGACgttagcaaaaagaaaaatgttgttaCTAGGTTTACATAGAAAACTTTGCACAGTGCGTTTTGGTCACTTTTCCACGAAAAATTAAGTTTGTATGCGCAGTATTGCTAGAGAAAGTTCCAAACcccaagaagaagaagcaaaagCAATTTTGTCGTCATCATGATTACTGGCTGAGATTGCGCAGAAGAGCATTG is a window from the Acropora palmata chromosome 1, jaAcrPala1.3, whole genome shotgun sequence genome containing:
- the LOC141892978 gene encoding uncharacterized protein LOC141892978, giving the protein MLNVNPLKRPSLRQILRHPWMTVKDSVDDHEVSPSPVCSISLNLEDLASDERQTNCSSLLNIEPLFVSASSMAIDKSYATSLSENTAMIGHSHQRIQDGQLHISPDMSNRNESTDKKSFDQERTHNGKSCALRKRILDSKYGGFDVNVCDRAVKHKKMFCDIRRNVKESNGRFDELWMLPKWLGKKVRWKIWTKFTKKNDQERRDWKRKNFILKLERRRSGEMKQRRTIFNYGKTVVRYKIEKHEWGTYRFMETHLE
- the LOC141893552 gene encoding serine/threonine-protein kinase pim-2-like, whose translation is MPSEAYFMKKIQHPNVIKLYQYLSVNDFCIYIMERPASCQDLQRVLQKRRLTEKEARRYFKQIIEATICCEENGVVHRDLKPENILLDKESDEIKIIDFGLASRIQYEPYNKFRGTRAYIPPEFLRSGWYDSCQSTVWTLGMILVDLISSSMAFSNPEEALSWAPRLPVYLAQGNDGEVNEIMRHSQKITAFW